One stretch of Natronobacterium gregoryi SP2 DNA includes these proteins:
- a CDS encoding DUF7139 domain-containing protein — translation MTSLTEVYEGHEREVTSLRRLYAGTALVLLGAVLSVVAVLVATTNLFAGFVVELADWGMSDNFAVVRVAGVLAGVGVPAALVGVFIVLPASHRVRAAAAISASLCLLGVCLFWYAYPENWRYGSDQLTLEVSAIYLLGLFTAVWCLFTAIVNFKTRNDPGGMLEMNVTRHNTILAVDEDDGDDEDDEPAGAGGVGLFGISPEGDVETQTNVDDGGTADPAPVGGPATSDGGSTTADITSPLDETGPATAASDDRSRNRGREPTDRYCGNCRHFEYARSSSGIVPYCTLDGTAMDDMDDCQEWEPNRE, via the coding sequence CACTGGTTCTGCTGGGGGCAGTCCTGTCGGTCGTCGCCGTGCTCGTCGCGACGACCAACCTCTTTGCCGGTTTCGTCGTCGAACTCGCCGACTGGGGCATGTCCGACAACTTCGCCGTCGTCCGCGTCGCTGGCGTGCTCGCGGGGGTCGGAGTCCCAGCCGCGCTCGTCGGCGTCTTCATCGTCTTGCCCGCCAGCCATCGTGTCCGCGCTGCGGCCGCGATCAGCGCGAGCCTCTGTCTGCTTGGTGTCTGCCTCTTCTGGTATGCCTACCCCGAAAACTGGCGCTACGGGAGCGACCAACTCACGCTCGAGGTGTCGGCAATCTACCTCCTGGGGCTCTTTACGGCGGTCTGGTGTCTGTTCACCGCCATCGTCAACTTCAAGACGCGAAACGATCCCGGCGGCATGCTCGAAATGAACGTTACTCGACATAACACGATCCTCGCGGTCGACGAGGACGACGGGGACGACGAGGACGACGAGCCCGCCGGTGCGGGCGGGGTCGGCCTGTTCGGAATCTCGCCGGAAGGGGACGTCGAGACGCAGACGAACGTCGACGACGGTGGGACAGCGGACCCAGCGCCCGTCGGCGGTCCGGCGACGAGCGACGGTGGGTCGACGACTGCAGACATCACGTCGCCGCTAGACGAGACGGGGCCAGCGACGGCCGCGAGCGACGACCGCTCCCGAAATCGGGGTCGGGAACCGACAGATCGCTACTGTGGGAACTGTCGTCACTTCGAGTACGCTCGCTCGTCGTCGGGCATCGTCCCGTACTGTACGCTCGATGGCACGGCGATGGACGACATGGACGATTGCCAGGAGTGGGAGCCGAACCGCGAGTGA
- a CDS encoding metal-dependent hydrolase, with amino-acid sequence MNKRGHVLNAVLLSIGLGYLLEPAGDLQTFETIVAIGVPVTLGAMVPDIDTAFGKHRKTLHNLPLLIGFFLFPELFDNLEYVWIGVLTHYVLDVAGSKRGIALFYPITKTEYNLPIGVPVSSSRADLMTVVVTVLELVVAAAIIYDLPRRGFEMVRQSIGL; translated from the coding sequence ATGAACAAGCGAGGACACGTTCTCAACGCCGTGCTACTGAGTATCGGGCTTGGCTACCTGCTCGAGCCCGCAGGCGACCTGCAGACGTTCGAAACGATCGTCGCGATCGGCGTCCCCGTTACGCTCGGTGCGATGGTGCCCGACATCGACACGGCCTTCGGGAAACACCGCAAGACGCTGCACAACCTGCCGCTTTTGATCGGCTTTTTCCTCTTTCCCGAACTGTTCGACAACCTCGAGTACGTCTGGATCGGCGTGTTGACCCACTACGTCCTGGACGTGGCAGGGAGCAAGCGAGGCATCGCGCTGTTTTATCCGATCACGAAAACGGAGTACAATCTTCCGATCGGCGTCCCCGTCAGCAGCAGTCGCGCCGATCTGATGACGGTGGTGGTGACGGTACTCGAACTCGTCGTCGCCGCGGCGATCATCTACGATCTGCCCAGAAGAGGATTCGAGATGGTTCGACAGTCGATCGGCCTGTAA
- a CDS encoding CinA family protein: protein MNDDVDRELPMEVADVLREQDETLAVAESCTGGLIGAAITAVPGASDYFEAGLTTYAYGAKRRELGVSREALDEHGAVSEPVAREMARGVRDVCDVTWGVATTGIAGPTGGTEENPVGTVYIGVAYAGPWGSEASYATVSRYVFDGDRTDIRAKTVDRALETLFETIERTRQ from the coding sequence ATGAACGACGACGTCGACCGCGAACTCCCGATGGAAGTCGCCGACGTGCTCCGGGAGCAAGACGAGACGCTCGCCGTCGCCGAATCGTGTACGGGCGGACTGATCGGCGCGGCGATCACCGCAGTTCCGGGCGCGAGCGACTACTTCGAGGCGGGGCTGACGACGTACGCCTACGGCGCAAAGCGCCGCGAACTGGGCGTCAGCCGCGAGGCGCTCGACGAACACGGAGCCGTCTCCGAACCCGTCGCCCGCGAGATGGCCCGCGGCGTCCGCGACGTCTGCGACGTCACCTGGGGCGTCGCCACGACCGGCATCGCCGGTCCCACCGGCGGCACCGAAGAGAACCCCGTCGGGACGGTCTACATCGGGGTCGCCTACGCCGGCCCGTGGGGGAGCGAAGCCTCCTACGCCACTGTTTCCCGGTACGTGTTCGACGGCGACCGCACCGACATCCGCGCGAAGACCGTCGATCGGGCGCTCGAGACCCTGTTCGAGACAATCGAACGAACGCGTCAGTGA
- a CDS encoding pyridoxal phosphate-dependent aminotransferase: MEYETPLFFRVMEYASQAEGDVIDMVSGNPDWEPPQALRDGLHEYADREPDAFQYPPSEGLLELREEIAARRGVDREQVVVTNGAGEANYLAMARALERDRGDEIILTDPVYPYYPGKTTMLGGTQSFVAANENGQLDPADVCEAASEETAAIVANSPNNPTGAVYPEETMRKLVAIAEEYDAVLISDEVYDHFDLSGNFSSALAVDSDHRIVTNAFSKSLAITGFRVGYAIFPPELVANAKSRHMLVNVAGSRPSQYAVLQALCGTGPDYYERNRDRLRERVDAFTDALDLTGAEYTTPEGAFYVMARFEGYPGTLENVFELIDEAGVAGMPGNAFGDSRSDWLRFALVTPRVEEAADRLAAYFE; this comes from the coding sequence ATGGAGTACGAGACGCCGCTTTTCTTTCGGGTGATGGAGTACGCTTCGCAGGCCGAGGGCGACGTCATCGACATGGTCAGCGGGAATCCCGACTGGGAACCCCCGCAGGCGCTACGGGACGGCCTCCACGAGTACGCCGATCGCGAGCCGGATGCGTTCCAGTACCCACCCAGCGAGGGGCTGCTCGAGTTGCGCGAGGAGATCGCTGCACGCCGGGGGGTCGACCGCGAACAGGTCGTCGTCACCAACGGCGCAGGCGAGGCGAATTACCTCGCAATGGCTCGCGCACTCGAGCGTGATCGGGGTGACGAGATTATCCTCACCGACCCGGTCTACCCCTACTACCCGGGGAAGACGACGATGCTCGGCGGGACCCAGTCGTTCGTCGCGGCGAACGAGAACGGCCAGCTCGACCCGGCCGATGTCTGCGAGGCAGCCAGCGAGGAGACGGCTGCGATCGTCGCCAACTCGCCGAACAACCCGACCGGTGCGGTCTATCCCGAGGAGACGATGCGGAAACTCGTCGCGATTGCCGAGGAGTACGACGCCGTCCTGATCAGTGACGAAGTGTACGACCACTTCGACCTCTCCGGGAACTTCTCGAGCGCGCTCGCGGTCGATTCGGATCACCGGATCGTCACTAACGCCTTCTCGAAGTCGCTGGCGATCACCGGCTTCCGGGTGGGGTACGCTATCTTCCCGCCGGAACTGGTCGCAAACGCCAAGAGCCGGCACATGCTGGTTAACGTGGCCGGCAGCCGGCCGTCGCAGTATGCCGTCTTGCAGGCACTTTGCGGGACCGGTCCGGACTACTACGAGCGAAACCGCGACCGCTTGCGCGAGCGCGTCGACGCGTTCACCGACGCCCTAGATCTGACGGGCGCGGAGTACACGACGCCCGAGGGCGCGTTCTACGTGATGGCGCGCTTCGAGGGGTATCCCGGGACGCTCGAGAATGTCTTCGAACTGATCGACGAGGCCGGCGTCGCGGGGATGCCCGGTAACGCGTTCGGCGACTCCCGCTCCGACTGGCTCCGGTTCGCGCTCGTGACGCCGCGGGTCGAGGAGGCGGCAGACCGGCTGGCGGCGTACTTCGAGTAA
- a CDS encoding ArsA family ATPase: MSGIDVEPVDGEAESADDDTTIEVTPTDSVDDTDERRTVDVDPAGEPIEGPDYVLYGGKGGVGKTTMAAATALDSARSGVRTLVVSTDPAHSLSDTFETDVPSDPGRLREDIPLYGAEIDPEAAMERGQAAFLGDGGPGGGAGPLGGLGDMFGDDSPMDALFGGSMPGADEAAAMQLLLEYLDDDRFERVVVDTAPTGHTLRLLELPEIMDTMVGRILQFRQRIGGMFENMKGMFGGQEPPEDPGDLEDLQVLRERIERLRAALRDPARTDFRIVLVPEEMSVFESKRLREQLEEFSIPVGTVVVNRVMEPLSDVTDAVEGDAAFLQPNLDDCEFCQQRWDVQQSALAEAQELFRGTDVKRVPLFADEVRGDRMLAVVAACLR, encoded by the coding sequence ATGAGTGGAATCGACGTCGAGCCGGTCGACGGGGAAGCCGAGAGCGCGGACGACGACACGACCATCGAGGTGACGCCGACGGACTCAGTCGACGACACCGACGAACGCCGGACTGTCGACGTCGATCCTGCCGGCGAACCGATCGAGGGGCCGGACTACGTCCTCTACGGCGGGAAAGGCGGCGTCGGGAAGACGACGATGGCGGCCGCGACCGCGCTCGACAGCGCCCGGTCGGGCGTCCGGACGCTCGTCGTCTCGACGGACCCGGCACACTCGCTGTCGGATACGTTCGAGACCGACGTTCCCTCCGACCCGGGGCGACTCCGTGAGGACATCCCTCTCTATGGAGCCGAGATCGATCCCGAAGCCGCCATGGAGCGCGGACAGGCGGCGTTCCTCGGCGACGGCGGTCCGGGTGGCGGTGCAGGACCGCTCGGCGGTCTCGGCGACATGTTCGGCGACGACTCACCGATGGACGCGCTCTTTGGCGGCTCCATGCCCGGTGCGGACGAGGCCGCCGCGATGCAACTCCTGCTCGAGTACCTGGACGATGACCGGTTCGAGCGCGTCGTCGTCGACACCGCCCCGACGGGCCACACGTTACGGCTGCTCGAGTTGCCCGAGATCATGGACACGATGGTCGGGCGCATCCTCCAGTTCCGCCAGCGAATCGGCGGAATGTTCGAGAACATGAAGGGGATGTTCGGCGGGCAGGAGCCACCCGAAGACCCCGGAGACCTCGAGGATCTGCAGGTGCTTCGAGAACGCATCGAACGGCTCCGGGCGGCGCTGCGAGACCCGGCGCGGACGGACTTCCGGATCGTCCTCGTGCCCGAGGAGATGAGCGTCTTCGAGTCCAAACGGCTGCGCGAGCAACTCGAGGAGTTTTCGATTCCGGTCGGGACGGTCGTCGTCAACCGCGTGATGGAGCCGCTGTCGGACGTTACCGACGCCGTCGAAGGCGACGCGGCGTTTCTTCAGCCGAATCTGGACGACTGCGAGTTCTGCCAGCAACGCTGGGACGTCCAGCAGTCGGCGCTGGCCGAAGCACAGGAGCTGTTTCGCGGCACTGACGTCAAACGCGTCCCGTTGTTTGCCGACGAAGTCAGGGGTGACCGAATGCTCGCGGTCGTTGCAGCCTGTCTCCGTTGA
- a CDS encoding DUF7344 domain-containing protein encodes MCNDAIEFDTLLDLCRHVRRRVVLGVFIDRSESTTVTALAEAVVEHDCDASATPRTGRTNATIALSHRHLPKLDSAGLLEYDSTNHLVTPTSTFDRWKPQIGAIVEADPELETPIDL; translated from the coding sequence ATGTGTAACGATGCGATCGAATTCGATACTCTCCTCGACCTGTGTCGACACGTCCGGCGTCGCGTCGTTCTCGGTGTGTTCATCGACCGATCGGAGTCGACGACGGTGACAGCCCTCGCGGAAGCCGTCGTCGAACACGACTGCGACGCGTCGGCAACCCCCAGAACCGGCCGAACGAACGCCACGATCGCATTGTCTCACAGACACCTTCCGAAACTGGACTCGGCAGGATTACTCGAGTACGACTCGACGAATCACCTAGTAACACCGACGTCGACGTTTGACCGGTGGAAACCCCAGATTGGGGCAATCGTCGAGGCCGACCCCGAACTCGAGACTCCGATCGATCTCTAG
- a CDS encoding helix-turn-helix domain-containing protein, which translates to MATEATFTLPADRFPLGSVFEQLPDATIELERVIPSRDALVPYFWVRGVETDGIEEFFADQPEIRRIELVDSVEDEHLLRVEWASDHDGILHALTETDVPLVEAVGTDTQWTFDVRGDDRSDIVSFQQRCRELDVPITLRNLHPLTPTDSTVEAVLTEPQREALVLAFDRGYFDSPRAVTMEELGDELGISQQAVASRLWRGIDQLLATTLPETTRRPEA; encoded by the coding sequence ATGGCTACCGAGGCGACGTTTACGCTTCCGGCGGATCGCTTTCCGCTCGGGAGCGTGTTCGAGCAGTTGCCGGACGCGACGATCGAACTCGAGCGGGTTATCCCGTCTCGAGACGCCCTCGTTCCGTACTTCTGGGTTCGGGGCGTCGAAACCGACGGCATCGAGGAGTTCTTTGCCGACCAACCGGAGATCCGACGGATCGAACTTGTCGACTCCGTCGAAGACGAGCACCTGTTGCGGGTCGAGTGGGCCAGCGACCACGACGGCATCCTGCACGCGCTCACCGAGACCGACGTTCCGCTCGTCGAAGCGGTCGGCACCGACACACAGTGGACGTTCGACGTTCGTGGCGACGACCGCAGCGACATCGTTTCTTTCCAGCAACGCTGCCGGGAACTGGACGTTCCAATTACGCTGCGGAATCTCCATCCGCTCACGCCGACCGACTCGACCGTCGAGGCGGTGCTGACCGAACCACAGCGAGAAGCACTGGTGCTCGCGTTCGACCGTGGGTACTTCGACTCGCCACGCGCGGTCACGATGGAAGAACTCGGTGACGAACTCGGCATCTCCCAGCAGGCGGTCGCATCTCGACTCTGGCGTGGCATCGATCAGCTTCTCGCAACGACGCTCCCAGAGACGACGCGACGGCCCGAAGCGTAG